Within the Tessaracoccus flavescens genome, the region CCCCCTTCTTGCGCTGGACGAGCCACGACTGCAGCCACTTCGGCAGCGCCCCCTCGTCCTCGTCTGGGACGGTCGGCACGGGCTTGTCCATGAGCTGGGTCTCCTCGACCGCCTGCTCGTCCTCCCATTGACTGACCACGCGCTCGACGAAGTCCTGACGCTCCTCGACCGACGGGGCTGTCGTCGTCTCCGGCTCGAGCCTCGTGCGGGGAAGCGCGTAGACGGCGTTGCGTTGCAGCCAGTTGATCATCTCCTCGCGCACATAGCAGCGCAGGTCCCAGAGTTCGCCGGAGGTCGCGGCGGAAACGACGGCGCGCAGTCGCACCACCCCGCCGGTCGAATCGGTCACCTGGAGGTTCGCGGAGCGGCCGTCCCACAGTTCGCTCGCCCGCACGAGCCGGACCAACTCGACGCGCATCGCCTCGACGGGCGCCAGCCAGTCGAGGTCGAACTCGACGGTGCCGAGCAGCCGCGGCTCGCGGCGCGTCCAGTTCTCGAAGGCCTCCGAGGTGAAGTGGCTGCTCGGGACGATCCAGCGCCGGTCGTCCCAGGTGCGCACCACGACATAGGTCAGCGTGATCTCCTCGACCGAGCCCATCTGCTCGTTGAACACGACGAGGTCGCCGACCCGCAGCGCGTCGGAGAAGGCGATCTGCATGCCCGCGAAGATGTTCGACAGCGACGACTGCGCGGCGAGGCCCGCGACGATCGACAGCAGGCCTGCGGAGGCGATCAGTGAGGTGCCGACGGCGCGGAACGCAGGGAAGGTGAGCAGCGCCCCCGCGAGCGCACAGATCCACACCACGGCGATCAGCACGCGGGCGATGACCTGCATCTGGGTGCGGACCCGGCGGTAGTGGGGGGTCTCCTCCGCGTCCTCGGCGTCGGCCTCGGCGCGGTGCAGGATGTGGTCCTCGATGGCCCGGATCAGGCCGGTGAGCAGGAAGGCGCTCGCGAAGACCATCACGATGATGAAGACCTGGACGTAGATCTCGCGCCACGCGGGGGCAGGCCCGTAGACGCTCGGCGCGGACGCGATCAGGACCGCGAGCCCGGCGCCGAGCAGCAGCAGGAACACCCGCTGCGGGGTACGCATGCGGCGCGTCAGGAGTCGCATCCGGTCGCGCTTGCGCACGATCAGGCGCGCGGTCAGCGACACGAGGATGGACACCACAGTGCCGATCACGAGGCCGAGCGCGCCCCA harbors:
- a CDS encoding mechanosensitive ion channel family protein gives rise to the protein MPEDVALDTLTVIAWGALGLVIGTVVSILVSLTARLIVRKRDRMRLLTRRMRTPQRVFLLLLGAGLAVLIASAPSVYGPAPAWREIYVQVFIIVMVFASAFLLTGLIRAIEDHILHRAEADAEDAEETPHYRRVRTQMQVIARVLIAVVWICALAGALLTFPAFRAVGTSLIASAGLLSIVAGLAAQSSLSNIFAGMQIAFSDALRVGDLVVFNEQMGSVEEITLTYVVVRTWDDRRWIVPSSHFTSEAFENWTRREPRLLGTVEFDLDWLAPVEAMRVELVRLVRASELWDGRSANLQVTDSTGGVVRLRAVVSAATSGELWDLRCYVREEMINWLQRNAVYALPRTRLEPETTTAPSVEERQDFVERVVSQWEDEQAVEETQLMDKPVPTVPDEDEGALPKWLQSWLVQRKKGESPEPAALPKEESPAETTLSSTSPEARLFSGSPEAEERNRQMSGPSAADMAEREKSAERRLRTDEQPKIDADDPPREDERASSQRRTERLTETRVLPKIED